The following are encoded together in the Piscirickettsia litoralis genome:
- the ssb gene encoding single-stranded DNA-binding protein, with the protein MMRGVNKVIIVGNLGRDPEIRYTQSGDAIANITVATSESWKDRNTGQQQENTEWHRIVLFRRLGELAGEYLRKGSQVYIEGKLKTRKWQDQSGQERYITEIVADNMQFLGGKNPSQTQNHSQPVQQPGLNQYGKESSGLSHQPPPIGYQGVKPLQGDNNVQQ; encoded by the coding sequence ATGATGAGAGGAGTCAATAAAGTAATCATTGTGGGTAATTTAGGGCGCGATCCTGAAATTCGCTACACCCAGTCAGGTGATGCGATTGCCAATATCACGGTTGCCACCTCCGAAAGTTGGAAAGATCGCAACACGGGGCAGCAACAAGAGAATACGGAGTGGCATCGCATTGTATTGTTTCGTCGCTTAGGTGAGCTTGCAGGTGAATATTTACGTAAAGGTTCACAGGTCTATATCGAAGGCAAACTAAAAACACGAAAATGGCAAGATCAAAGCGGGCAAGAGCGCTACATCACCGAAATTGTTGCTGACAATATGCAGTTTTTGGGCGGTAAAAACCCAAGTCAAACGCAAAACCATTCACAACCTGTGCAGCAGCCAGGATTAAACCAATATGGCAAGGAATCAAGTGGGCTATCACATCAGCCGCCACCGATAGGCTATCAAGGCGTTAAACCATTGCAAGGAGATAATAATGTACAACAGTAA